The Argentina anserina chromosome 5, drPotAnse1.1, whole genome shotgun sequence genome includes the window AACTTCTCCTGCTTAATCAAACCATAAGCACACTGAAAAGCCTCCTCCAATCTTCTACTCTTACATAACCCGTGTATAACACTATTGTAAGTAACCACATTCGGCGCAACACCAACGCTCTCCATTTTCGAGAACACAGCCAATGCCTCATCCACCTTCCCTCCCTTGCAAAACGCATTGACAGCAGTAGTAAACAAGCACACATCAGGAGAAACACCTCGGCTCATAACTTCAAATACAGAATAGCAATTCTCAAGCTCGTTAGCCTTCACTAAAGCACTCAGCAGAAAACAAGTCTTCAAAGATGGAAACACACCCTTTTTTGAAAAGTGCTCAAACACATCAACGGCATAACCAAACCCCAAATTCTTGAACTGGGTACAGTAAACATGAACCAACATATCCAATGCCTGAGTCCCAACAGCAGGTTGGGACACATTGTTCAACTCCAAAATCGCAATGGCCAACTTGATGCTTACTACTGAGAAACAGGTACATTCCCATCAATCAAACGAATCAAAGCAGTCTAGCAGGAGGGACAAGGGATTTGAAGCAATGAGCAATTGAATCAAAACACAGAAAGACCGAACAGTAAAGCGAAACTTAAAGGAGTGAGAAgcaaagtgaaagaaattaagaGCTGTTTGGGGTTGACATTGGACCTGATGGAGTAGGACAAGTGATCAAATTGGTGAGGAGACAAAAGGGGTATGAGGGTTTCACATTTAGAAGAATCCAGAGATGGGTTTGAGAGAACAGAAGATACCCAGTTGAGAAAACCCGAGTTGGGAGGCCGCGGTGGGGAAGGAGGCTGTGACGGCGGCtgctgaggaggaggaggctcGTGGCGGCGTTGGAAGGTGAATGTGACGCCGGTCAAGGGGCGCGTGGTTGGGTAGAAGAGAGAAGCGGGTTTGGCGATCGGAAGCTTTCTTAAATCCATTGAGAGATGTGGATGTTGTTGTGGGGTTTTAGGGAAGGGTTTATGAGAGTGAAGCCCACGGAGGCCTCATTGCTACTTCGACTTTTGAGAGTTTGAATAGGGAAGGGGGATGTGGAAGAGCCACGATTATAGGAAGTTTTTCGCATTGTTATGTATGTAAATTTCTATACGAGAAATTGGCACATGAGGATGAGGCAGTCAGGTTTGCGA containing:
- the LOC126795577 gene encoding LOW QUALITY PROTEIN: pentatricopeptide repeat-containing protein At4g19440, chloroplastic (The sequence of the model RefSeq protein was modified relative to this genomic sequence to represent the inferred CDS: inserted 6 bases in 5 codons; deleted 2 bases in 2 codons) — its product is MDLRKLPIAKPASLFYPTTRPLTGVTFTFQRRHEPPPPQQPPSQPPSPPRPPNSGFLNWVSSVLSNPSLDSSKCETLIPLLSPHQFDHLSYSIRSNVNPXTALNFFHFASHSFKFRFTVRSFCVLIQLLIASNPLSLLLDCLIRLIDGNVPVSQXVSIKLAIAILELNNVSQPAVGTQALDMLVHVYCTQFKNLGFGYAVDVFEHFSKKGVFPSLKTCFLLSALVKANELENCYSVFEVMSRGVSPDVCLFTTAVNAFCKGGKVDEALAVFSKMESVGVAPNVVTYNSVIHGLCKSRRLEEAFQCAYGLIKQEKFYEANCVFKEMRSRGFVPNEVSYNTLVDGYCTMGNMVEAVKIRDDMVSNRVTPNSVTFNSLLHGLCKSNQFEHAEQFLDKMLASGLPVNQVGFYSVIHWLCTISRXDAALKFTTEMLSRNFSPSDILLTTLFVGLCKDGKNLEAIELWFRLSEKGFVTKSMTSDALLHGLCNXVVRLIKEMLEKGLTLDKISYDTLIKGXVARGFELREEMSKLQIKNLG